CCGGCGAGGCTACGCTGATTGAGCAGCTTCCCGTTAACGTAGATAGCAGGCGTGCCCGGAACCTTAACCTGCGTGGCCTGCGCTGTGTCCGCATCGATTTGGGACGCGATGGCCGCGTCCTTCTGGCTCTCGGCGAACTTCTCCATGTCCAGGCCGATCTCCTTGGCGATCTCTACCATCTTAGCATCGCTCAGCTGTTCCTGATTTGCAAAGAGCCTACTGTGCATCTCCCAGAACTTCCCCTGTTTTGAGGCTGCAAGGGCGGCGATCGCAGCCTTCCGCGCGTATTGGTGCATCTCCGACAGGGGGAACTGCTTGATCACGAGTTTGACCTCTTTGGGGTATTTCTCCAGCACCTGCTGGAGGAGGGGTTCAACCCCCTTGCAGTACGGTCACTGGTAGTCGTCGAAAACGACAAGGGTGACGGCTGCATCCTTTGGGCCTTTGAAGGGCGCATTCATCACATCGATCTTGTAGACCGGCTGGAGCATGACGATCTGGACGGTTTTCTTCGCGCTGCTGGAAATGCTAATCACATTCGTCCTTGGTACGGCGGCGATACGATCAAAGTTTTTGTCCACGGCGATTTGGTCCGTAACCTTTCCCTCCTGGACCGAATAGGTATGGAGCTCACCGGGAGTAAGGATAAATATCCATTGCCCATCGAGGGACGGAGCCACATCCAACGGCGCAGACTTCAGGTCTATGGTCTTGAGCACCGACCATTCCATAGCCGCTTCGAGGCTCCGTGCAAACATGGTTAAGCCTCCCATGAACATGAAGAGCAAAGACAGTAGTACCGCTTTCTTCTTCCGCATACGCACCTCTCCTGTAAAAGAATAGAGGGAATCCGCCCCCCCATGCGCCGATTCTATGGCTCGGCCACCTTCATCCCTTCTTTCTTACAAGAGTCCTGCCACTGACGTCTTGACTCCCAATACTTGACTGATCAAACCGGGAACTCCCGGGAACCATTAGGCAAGACCGGCCAGTTTGAAGAAATTCCAGCCCGTACTCCTTGACCTTCCGGTACAGGGTTGAATAATCAATACCGAGGGCTTTGCAGGTCGTCGCTTTATTCCCGTACGACTGTTGATATACCCGCCAGATGATCCTCTTATCCACCATCATTCCGAGCTTCTCGTGGAGGGCAGCCAGTGGCAGCCCTTCCCTGAGTGCATGCTCCAGCAACGCGTCGAGCGACGTGAGCTGATGCTGCTGAGTGTCAACGAGCAGGTGCTCTGGTTCTATCACGTCGTCTGCGAACAAGGTGGCCTTCCTGATCATGTTCTTCAGTTCACGGACGTTGCCGTTCCATGCGCACCCCGAAAGGAAATCCATTGCCGCCTGCGAAAATCCGAACACGTGCTTTCCCAGTTCAGTGTTCGCCATGAGGAGGAACTTTGCCGCGAGGTAGCAGAGATCATCGCCGCGTTCTTTGAGGGGAGGCATCTTGATCTCAAACTCATTCAAGCGGTAGAAGAGGTCCTCCCTGAACTGAAGCCGCCGAACCTGCTCCATCAGGTCGGCGTTGGTAGCACTGAGGACCCGCACGTTCAGCCGTATGGCGCCTACCCCGCCCACAGAGTTCACCAGGCGTTCTTCAAGGAAACCAAGGAGCCTCGTCTGCATCTCCAGGCTTAAATTGCCGATCTCGTCGAGAAAAATGGTGCCCCCGTTTGCCAATTGAAAGCGACCGGGCTTGCTGCGGAAGGCCCCGGTGAAGGAACCCTTTTCATGACCGAACAGCTCACTTTCAATGAGCGTTGGAGGGATGGCGCCACAATCCACCCTGATGAAGGGCTTATCCTTTCTCTTGCTCAGCTCGTGCAGGATGCGTGCGGTAACCCCCTTGCCCGTACCCGTTTTGCCCTGGATCAGCACGGACAGGTTGGTCTTTGCCACACTACGTACTTTATCGACTATCTCACGGGCCCTCTGGCCGTACCCGAGGATTGCTTCCACGGCACCATCCTTGTGCAGTTGCTCCTCAATCGCACGGGAAAAGAGGGCAGCATCGAGCAACCCTGCAGCCCGTCTCTCCGGGCCACGGTAGCCGACTTCATTTCTCGTCCTCTGATCTTCATCAATAGTCATCCAGCCGTTTGACCGTCGGAGGTGCAGAACTTTGCGTTCCCTGATCAGTTCTTTGAGAGTGTTCTTCAGGACAAGGCACGGATCGGCGCTCTCGCTTTTCACTGGAACCAGAAGCTCGTTCATTGACCTCCTTACAGTGACGTTTTATAAGAATGCACTTCTGCGAAGCTATAGGGTAGGCGAGAAAGCTTCAGGAGGCAATAGCCCAAACGGCTATTTTATGCCGGCACCGGTCTTAATGCTTTTTCACGGTAGCTACGGTACCGGGATGGTGTACCAATTACTGATGATCAGAATTGGTACACCATTGCCACAGCCGATGGGTGATAGTTAAACGCACACTGAGCCGGATAACTGCCTTTCTTCCATCAATTAGATCAGTTCACGGTATACCGGGAAGGGTGAATCTGTGTTCCACCTACAAGTCTTGTATTGAGGTTATCTGCTGAAGTGAACATTACGACATGAAATAGTATAAAAGAGGCAGAGCGATTGCTGGCGAGCCGATCGCTTAACGTGTTGAAGAAATGAGAAAAGGCCTTGAGCCACAAAGGTTCTCGGCCTTTTTCTTTCGGAAAAAATCTTTTCAAACCAAGTGACAGGTTTTCTGGCCGACGAAACGGCGCCGATCAACAGTTTTGCGGCATTTTCAGCACAAGGGTAAATCTATTTTCAACACGTTAAGCGATCGGCTCGCGATTGCTGGCCCTGCCCCTTGCTGAAATTGTCCCGGATCTAGTTCTTGCCTTGGTCATGGGGCACGAGAATCGTCACGTTCGAGGTGCTTGCGTTTCCCCAATGGTTAGTGGCTGTGACGGTAATTGTGTACTGCCTCCCATTTTTATCATTGCCGTCCCTGGCAGCCTGAAGGCTCAAGGAGATAACCCCCGTTTCCTGATTGATCACCGGCGTGGTCCAGAAACCCGAGCCTGTTTCGTTGCAGACAATCTTGGCAGAGAGCACCACCGGCATGCCGCTCTTATCGCTCGCATTGGCCTGAATCGTAATGGGGACCATCTGCTGGTTCGGTGGCCACAGGATTGTCTGACTGGCGACCGGAGACAGGGTTGGCACGGGGGCTGTGGTTCCGAAGGACCCGGGGTTTGGCATGTAGTCGAGGGTAGTGCTGATTGCATTACTGCTCGTCAGCTTATTAACCTGGAATTTAAAATTGAAAGTACCGACGCTGGCTCCCCTGAAATCTGACAATGGAATGGTCACTGTGGCAATGCCGACGCTGGGGTCATCCGCCGAGACAGAATACGTGGCAGAAAGGTTCCTATCGACTGCGAACCAGTCGCCTTCTGCCGCCCGGTACCGGTACAGGCCGTACCCTGGGAAGACCGAAGAGCCCCCCCACGCTACGAAATAATCCATGCCGAAAATGGTGCTGTCGGTGTCGTCGGCGTTAATGCCGGGGTGTCCGGTACTCGGATTTCGGTCAAGATCTATGCCCGCGTATATGTACGCCGCTCGCCAGTTCTCTGAACTGAAGGTTCCCGGTGCAAACGTGGTGCTGAAGATCAGGTTCCCTCCCGTGACCCGCGCTGTCCCCGAAGCAAAATCGTACGCCCTACCCGCGCGGTTACGGGGATCGTTGTCGCCGATCGCATCAGTCACCGATCCGTAGTAGTCAGCGAATGACAGTCCCGAGCCACATAGAACAAAAACAAGTCCTATCACAAAGTAAGCAATCTTTCTGGTGTACATGGTGTGCTCCCTTTTCTGTGCCAGAGCATCATGGAAACTCGGCGTCGCCTTGCTACTCTGGCCTTTTTACTCGCACCGAACTTGGCCGATAAGCAGTAGTCTCCGGTGGATACTCGTATTGTAAGCCTCAAGGAAATGAACTGGGCTATTACCGCGAGTAATTTTCATAAACGCGACCAAAGAAGCAAGAAGTGTGCCAGAAGGGCATGCGGCAAGAGTGAGGAAATAGACATTATCCAGTAGCCTAGCCCTCTCGACAGGACAGTTTGGAATCTTCTTATTGGCCTTCTGCGTCAGTCTTCTCTGGAAATAGCTTTTTGTATTGCAGGCGTGCCACATATGCATTCCACAGAATCGGGCGATCTCTTTCTTCAGCCAGCGATAGCAGAGCAAACGATAGTTCTTCCACAGGGCCTAACTTCGCCATTGCGATGCGTAACAATGATCATCGAGGTAAATGGGTGCGGTGAGGATTACGGTCAACTATCTTCACTTCCCGCCCTCCTTAAAGTATGTCTGATGAACGAGCATTGAGAACATTACCCGGATCAACTTATGCGCAGTGGCCAGCACGGCCATCTTGTACGGTGATCCCTCTCGCCTTCTCTTGTAGAAGTAGGTTCTGAAGAGATCGTTCGAGAAGATGACACATTTCGCCATAATCCAGATAACTCTTCTCAAATGTCGGTTGCCTCTCTTGCTGATCTTACTTTTCCCCTCGTATGTACCTGATTGATACGTTGAGGGATCGAGGCCGGCAGCGGCTATGAGCTTTTTGTCATTTTTGTAGAG
This DNA window, taken from Syntrophorhabdales bacterium, encodes the following:
- a CDS encoding DsbA family protein encodes the protein MLEKYPKEVKLVIKQFPLSEMHQYARKAAIAALAASKQGKFWEMHSRLFANQEQLSDAKMVEIAKEIGLDMEKFAESQKDAAIASQIDADTAQATQVKVPGTPAIYVNGKLLNQRSLAG
- a CDS encoding sigma-54 dependent transcriptional regulator, which encodes MNELLVPVKSESADPCLVLKNTLKELIRERKVLHLRRSNGWMTIDEDQRTRNEVGYRGPERRAAGLLDAALFSRAIEEQLHKDGAVEAILGYGQRAREIVDKVRSVAKTNLSVLIQGKTGTGKGVTARILHELSKRKDKPFIRVDCGAIPPTLIESELFGHEKGSFTGAFRSKPGRFQLANGGTIFLDEIGNLSLEMQTRLLGFLEERLVNSVGGVGAIRLNVRVLSATNADLMEQVRRLQFREDLFYRLNEFEIKMPPLKERGDDLCYLAAKFLLMANTELGKHVFGFSQAAMDFLSGCAWNGNVRELKNMIRKATLFADDVIEPEHLLVDTQQHQLTSLDALLEHALREGLPLAALHEKLGMMVDKRIIWRVYQQSYGNKATTCKALGIDYSTLYRKVKEYGLEFLQTGRSCLMVPGSSRFDQSSIGSQDVSGRTLVRKKG
- a CDS encoding transposase gives rise to the protein AKELVLKQDAAQLLYIEEQIKEVTKLLMSLCTEKMKKDIEILTSLRGIGASTALQFLIEMGGDIRLYKNDKKLIAAAGLDPSTYQSGTYEGKSKISKRGNRHLRRVIWIMAKCVIFSNDLFRTYFYKRRREGSPYKMAVLATAHKLIRVMFSMLVHQTYFKEGGK